From the Pangasianodon hypophthalmus isolate fPanHyp1 chromosome 17, fPanHyp1.pri, whole genome shotgun sequence genome, one window contains:
- the LOC128320917 gene encoding protocadherin alpha-2-like: protein MVGADSARSAWMKALLLLCLWDLCYGQISYSLSEEAKKGTVVGNLAKDLNLSVQELESRMFQLVTGSNARYFEVNRKTGILLVNDRIDREELCESKQKCVLNVEAMIHNPNKLYRVEINILDINDNSPVFPRQVFALNISENVLIGDRFPLTTARDIDIGSNSVKTYKINTNEYFSLDMESDSVELVLQKSLDRERESVIKLVLTAVDGGTPPRSGTMQIVINVLDINDNYPVFTKPLYKVKVQENAPVGTKILSVSATDADEGNNGEVSYSMVSDEENSALDLFSINRVSGDIIVKANIDYEEHAAVELRIQAQDRGQSPRMSRCKVLIEVVDVNDNAPEISVTLLISSISEDIKPGTDVALITVSDKDSGTNGKVDCKIIAPSPFKLQLSYKNSYALVVNEALDRERVSQYNVTVVANDEGTPSLSSSNVITVHVSDVNDNAPLFPAPVINISVKENSPVGGLLASLTARDSDIGENALVSYSLIDAESSRVSNLMNINSHTGELYSLKSFDYEETKRLEFKVQATDSGVPPLSSNVTVNVFILDENDNSPVFLPPYSEPGSVNTENIPYSAEAGYFVAKVRAVDADSGYNALLSYHVSEAKGTNLFRIGTSTGEIRTKRRMSDNDLKTHPLIITVSDNGEPSLSTTMSIEVVVVENMDRLQPSLRQVPVKEENFSNLNLYLLIAIVSVSVIFLLSLIALIAAKCYGTDGGFSRSSAPVVTTHPDGSWSYSKSTQQYDVCFSSDTLKSDVVVFPSPFPPADAELISINGGDTFTRTQTLPSTGKVRPCLI, encoded by the coding sequence ATGGTTGGAGCGGACAGTGCTCGCTCTGCCTGGATGAaggctctgctgctgctgtgtttatggGATTTGTGTTACGGTCAGATTTCCTACTCGCTTTCAGAGGAGGCCAAGAAGGGAACCGTTGTTGGGAATCTAGCGAAGGATCTCAATCTCAGTGTGCAGGAACTGGAGTCGCGCATGTTTCAGCTTGTGACTGGATCTAACGCCAGGTATTTCGAGGTAAATCGGAAAACAGGGATTTTATTAGTTAATGACAGAATAGACCGAGAGGAGCTGTGTGAAAGCAAACAGAAATGCGTATTGAATGTTGAAGCGATGATCCACAATCCTAACAAACTCTACCGTGTTGAAATTAATATACTAGACATTAATGATAACTCTCCAGTGTTTCCACGTCAAGTATTTGCTTTGAATATTAGTGAAAATGTGCTTATTGGAGATCGGTTTCCCTTAACTACAGCACGTGACATCGACATCGGTAGTAATTCAGTGAAAacctataaaataaacacaaatgaatatttttcacTGGACATGGAGAGTGATTCAGTTGAGCTCGTGCTTCAGAAAtctttagacagagagagagaatcggTGATCAAGCTCGTGCTGACTGCTGTAGACGGCGGGACTCCTCCCAGATCCGGAACCATGCAGATTGTTATAAATGTGCTGGATATAAATGACAACTACCCCGTCTTCACTAAACCACTGTACAAAGTCAAGGTCCAGGAGAATGCACCTGTTGGAACTAAAATCCTGTCAGTTTCTGCTACAGATGCAGACGAGGGAAATAACGGTGAAGTGTCTTACTCTATGGTTAGTGATGAGGAAAACTCGGCATTAGACTTATTCTCCATAAATCGTGTTTCTGGGGACATCATTGTTAAAGCTAATATTGATTATGAGGAACACGCTGCAGTTGAACTGAGAATTCAGGCTCAAGACAGAGGACAGTCTCCGCGAATGTCCAGATGTAAAGTGTTAATTGAAGTCGTGGATGTGAATGACAATGCACCAGAGATATCAGTTACTCTGCTCATCAGCTCCATAAGCGAGGACATCAAACCTGGCACAGATGTTGCATTAATCACTGTATCAGATAAAGATAGTGGAACGAATGGGAAAGTCGATTGTAAAATTATAGCACCGAGTCCTTTTAAATTACAGCTATCATACAAAAACTCTTACGCTCTTGTTGTGAATGAAGCTCTGGACAGAGAGCGAGTCTCACAATATAATGTCACAGTTGTGGCTAATGATGAGGGAACTCCTTCTCTCTCGAGCAGTAACGTTATAACAGTTCATGTCTCTGATGTGAATGATAACGCGCCTTTGTTTCCTGCACCGGTGATAAACATTAGTGTGAAAGAGAATAGTCCAGTTGGAGGGCTGTTGGCATCACTAACGGCGCGAGACTCAGACATCGGTGAAAATGCCCTTGTTTCGTATTCTTTAATTGATGCAGAGAGCAGCAGAGTGTCAAATCTGATGAACATTAACTCACACACCGGTGAACTGTACAGCCTGAAGTCTTTCGATTACGAAGAAACGAAAAGACTTGAGTTTAAAGTTCAAGCCACTGACTCTGGTGTCCCTCCACTAAGTAGTAACgtgactgtaaatgtttttatcctGGATGAGAATGACAACAGTCctgtttttctccctccttATTCTGAACCTGGATCAGTGAACACTGAGAACATTCCCTACTCTGCTGAAGCGGGCTATTTTGTGGCTAAAGTCAGAGCTGTAGACGCTGATTcaggttataatgcattattatcTTATCACGTAAGTGAAGCAAAGGGAACGAATCTCTTCCGAATCGGAACCAGCACAGGAGAAATAAGGACTAAAAGACGAATGAGTGACAATGACTTAAAAACTCACCCGCTTATCATTACTGTCTCGGATAATGGAGAACCTTCACTGTCCACAACTATGAGTATTGAAGTTGTGGTTGTGGAAAATATGGACAGGCTGCAGCCTTCACTAAGACaagtgccagtgaaggaggagaaTTTCTCTAATCTGAATCTCTATCTGCTGATCGCTATTgtctcagtgtcagtgatatttttactgAGCCTCATCGCTTTAATAGCAGCTAAATGCTACGGGACAGACGGAGGTTTCAGCAGGTCCAGCGCTCCAGTGGTCACTACACACCCTGACGGGAGCTGGTCTTACTCTAAATCCACTCAGCAGTatgatgtgtgttttagctCAGACACACTGAAGAGTGACGTAGTGGTTTTCCCCTCGCCGTTTCCGCCTGCAGACGCAGAGCTGATCAGCATTAATGGAGGAGACACTTTTACTCGAACTCAGACTCTTCCCAGCACTGGGAAGGTAAGACCTTGTTTAATTTAG